From Mytilus edulis chromosome 8, xbMytEdul2.2, whole genome shotgun sequence, one genomic window encodes:
- the LOC139484423 gene encoding uncharacterized protein — protein MRTSDLYKSSGIEINEDWITEIAKINEETHDNENNSAEQEDNQDQNNSENDSDHFSEVDESETHVGNTDTLLDHIPDDNPLCDTGLTFAPGEGQRPISLYSDPDAEYLSFPTIFCGQRRPDNKDRSVSVHYTDIVKWELRSMDRRVAQSVPNIFFKLKKIQLKNISDKVNLALRRCQSEGKKWTAKDVLNPNTVNDLVRLDEGYYIFRSLRNSPVYLEKRKKNLFAMIRQLGLPTWFGSLSSADTNWKDLLRILGKLNDGKEYTDNELEEMDWHQKSKLVQKDPVTCSRYFDYRVQQFINLVLKSDHDPIGKLTDFFYRVEFQQRGSPHIHILIWIENAPVYESNSNEDVVAFIDKYVSCSLLENDTSLVNLQVHKHSKTCRKKGHPICRFGFPLPPMKATVILEPLKENDDIEKYKTIYKEIQNEINTLHNSEDIDQMTYDMFLDDVLQMDDENYIKAIRSNLSGPKVFLKRKPSEVRVNGYMKTVLIAWQANHDLQFVLDAFACAVYIVSYISKSQKGMSALLDQAAKEARQGNVDLKHQVRHIGNYFSNSVETSAQEATYLTLQMPLTKATRQVVFINTSPQHKRTFLLKQSSALEKLGPDSTEIESDNDIKRYSRRPKQLENWCLADYVSQLELQYPKTSESSDDHETEQQENESESENEEANADIIEEINNKIDITLKNGIRIYQRKTPKVIRYVKYNYKTDSENFYRERLMLFYPWRNELSDLQCGHETFENMYLTVARLLEKKAKQYEGKVIDLEKAIEEAENDCNENDQIAPATQQVEMEDAEIGPTESEQYVHFNPDRPTEHRLYDMSREVGIEARTVELTNHANRISERDYFDLIRSLNKKQWEFFQHVVTWVKTKHEPFYTFLTGGAGCGKSVVVRTIFQALHRHLCSIEGEDPDDIRILLCAPTGKAAYNINGLTIHNAFQIQPNKGLDQSLSCDVLNTLRMKYRNLSLILIDEISMVGNKMFSLLERRLKKIKGSNCSFGGVSIIAIGDFFQLQPVFDSWIFNDLSKGLTALAPNYWKLLFSFHELTEIMRQKDDLEFALLLNRLRQNQLTENDFAVLSTRTVSISDPTYRSNATHLFVENALVDNFNLQYISKLGSQKVKVKAVDTVCGDLPASVKTKLLSSLPENSPIQPILQKK, from the coding sequence ATGAGAACAAGTGACTTGTACAAGTCTTCTGGAATAGAAATAAATGAGGATTGGATTACagaaatcgccaaaataaatgaagaaacacaTGACAATGAAAACAATAGTGCAGAACAAGAGGATAACCAAGATCAGAATAATTCAGAAAATGACTCCGATCATTTCAGTGAAGTAGATGAAAGTGAAACACATGTTGGAAACACAGATACACTGTTAGATCACATTCCAGACGACAATCCACTATGTGATACAGGTTTAACTTTTGCTCCTGGTGAAGGTCAACGACCAATTAGTCTCTACAGTGATCCTGATGCAGAGTACTTATCTTTTCCAACTATATTCTGTGGTCAAAGAAGGCCAGATAACAAAGACAGGTCTGTCTCTGTTCACTATACTGATATTGTCAAATGGGAACTAAGGTCCATGGATAGGAGAGTAGCACAGTCTGtaccaaatatatttttcaagttaaaaaaaattcagttaaaaaacaTAAGTGATAAGGTCAATCTTGCTCTAAGAAGGTGTCAATCAGAAGGAAAAAAATGGACAGCAAAAGATGTACTGAATCCTAACACTGTAAACGATCTTGTAAGATTAGATGAAGGTTATTATATCTTTAGAAGTTTAAGAAATTCTCCAGTATACCTTGAAAAGAGGAAGAAAAATTTGTTTGCAATGATCAGACAGTTGGGTCTTCCAACATGGTTTGGCTCTCTTTCATCTGCAGACACTAATTGGAAAGATTTGTTACGAATTCTTGGCAAATTAAATGATGGCAAAGAATATACTGACAATGAATTGGAAGAAATGGATTGGCATCAGAAATCTAAACTTGTTCAGAAAGACCCTGTGACATGCTCTAGATATTTTGACTATCGTGTCCAACAGTTTATTAACTTGGTGTTGAAAAGTGATCATGATCCTATTggaaaattgacagattttttttatagagttgAATTTCAACAGAGAGGTTCACCACATATTCATATCTTGATCTGGATTGAAAATGCACCAGTTTATGAAAGCAATTCAAATGAAGATGTTGTagcatttattgataaatatgtcTCCTGTTCACTTTTAGAAAATGATACTAGTTTAGTCAATTTGCAGGTTCATAAACATTCAAAAACATGCAGAAAAAAAGGTCACCCAATTTGTCGTTTTGGTTTCCCCCTTCCACCTATGAAAGCAACAGTAATCTTAGAGCCTTTGAAAGAAAATGATGACATAGAAAAGTACAAAActatatataaagaaatacaaaacgaaaTTAATACACTTCACAATTCAGAAGATATAGACCAGATGACATATGACATGTTTTTAGATGATGTGTTACAAATGGATGATGAAAATTACATTAAGGCCATAAGAAGCAACTTGAGTGGTCCAAAAGTTTTTCTCAAACGAAAACCATCTGAAGTCCGTGTAAATGGTTACATGAAAACTGTGTTGATAGCCTGGCAAGCAAATCACGatttacagtttgttttagatGCATTTGCATGTGCAGTGTATATTGTTTCATATATAAGCAAGTCACAAAAAGGTATGAGTGCATTACTAGACCAAGCAGCAAAAGAAGCACGACAGGGAAATGTAGACTTGAAGCATCAAGTAAGGCACATTGGGAATTACTTTTCAAATTCTGTTGAAACAAGCGCACAAGAAGCAACATACTTAACACTACAGATGCCTTTAACAAAAGCCACAAGACAAGTTGTATTCATTAACACATCTCCACAACACAAAAGAACTTTTCTCCTCAAGCAATCATCGGCCCTAGAAAAACTAGGCCCAGACTCTACTGAAATAGAATCAGACAATGATATTAAAAGATACTCGCGTAGACCAAAACAACTGGAGAACTGGTGTCTAGCAGACTATGTATCTCAGCTTGAATTGCAGTATCCTAAAACTTCAGAGTCCTCAGATGATCATGAAACAGAACAGCAAGAAAATGAATCTGAAAGTGAAAATGAAGAGGCAAATGCAGATATTATAGAAGAAATCAATAACAAAATCGACATAACCCTGAAGAATGGTATTCgaatatatcaaagaaaaacacctAAGGTTATAAGATATGTTAAATACAATTACAAGACTGACTCTGAAAACTTCTACAGAGAACGCTTAATGTTATTTTATCCATGGAGAAATGAACTTTCAGATTTGCAATGCGGACATGAAACATTCGAAAACATGTACTTGACTGTTGCAAGactattagaaaaaaaagctAAGCAATATGAAGGAAAAGTGATAGATCTAGAGAAAGCTATAGAAGAGGCAGAAAATGATTGTAATGAGAATGATCAAATAGCACCTGCCACACAGCAAGTAGAAATGGAAGATGCTGAAATAGGCCCAACAGAATCTGAACAGTATGTACACTTCAATCCAGATAGACCAACAGAACATAGACTGTATGATATGTCCCGTGAAGTTGGAATAGAAGCAAGAACAGTAGAATTGACAAATCATGCAAACAGAATAAGTGAGAGAgattattttgatttgataagATCCTTGAATAAGAAACAGTGGGAATTTTTCCAACATGTTGTCACATgggttaaaacaaaacatgaaccattttatacatttttgacagGTGGAGCAGGATGTGGAAAATCTGTAGTTGTCAGAACAATATTTCAAGCTTTACACAGACACTTATGTTCTATTGAAGGTGAGGACCCTGACGATATAAGAATTCTTCTTTGTGCTCCTACGGGAAAGGCAGCTTACAATATAAATGGTTTGACCATTCACAATGCTTTCCAGatacaaccaaataaaggacTTGACCAGTCATTATCATGCGATGTTCTCAATACACTTAGAATGAAATACAGAAATTTGTCTCTGATTTTGATTGATGAAATTTCAATGGTTGGAAACAAAATGTTCTCTTTACTAGAGAGAAGGCTGAAAAAAATCAAGGGAAGCAACTGTTCATTTGGTGGTGTGAGTATCATAGCTATTGGTGACTTTTTCCAACTCCAACCTGTATTTGACAGCTGGATTTTCAATGATCTAAGCAAAGGATTAACAGCTTTAGCTCCTAATTActggaaattattattttcttttcatgaaCTTACCGAAATAATGAGACAAAAGGATGATTTAGAATTTGCTCTATTACTAAATAGGTTGAGACAAAATCAGCTGACTGAAAATGATTTTGCAGTGTTAAGTACCAGAACTGTTTCAATTAGTGATCCAACATACAGATCTAATGCAACTCATTTGTTTGTTGAAAATGCTTTAGTAGATAATTTCAATTTGCAATACATATCGAAATTAGGCTCACAAAAGGTTAAAGTTAAAGCAGTTGACACAGTTTGTGGGGATTTACCAGcatctgtaaaaacaaaattacttagTTCTTTACCAGAAAACAGTCCGATACAGCCAATCTTGCAAAAGAAGTAG
- the LOC139484424 gene encoding serine/threonine-protein kinase Nek3-like codes for MLEMQSQMCRSGFNGKWVSTPTDLPFHKVLERPNAKAVTFCGSPYYMSPEIFACKPYDTKSDIWAMGVVIYEMSTLERPFDAMLMQQLVFKIVHGELPPMPKDKYSAQFCSLLEKMMCKDSKTRPSADDILSDSLFTTFKKPKTPPTVLPQKSQFATTMSKAGFQDFIMQGTTKKKDVYDMSELVTTLNEKQQKYARSVWAASTKGVENIMASTLTETKKDYNKTSKGLSFMNKKKPADTDDIGLDMDARLTEKQQEAMKPMHPRHMVNLVVHTLTQIFPKGEDGEVDQNPIALNAAGKSICSN; via the exons ATGCTGGAAATGCAATCTCAAATGTGCAGAAGTGGTTTTAACGGAAAATGGGTTTCCACTCCAACAGATTTGCCTTTTCATAA AGTCTTAGAAAGACCTAATGCTAAAGCTGTAACATTTTGTGGAAGCCCTTATTATATGTCACCAGAAATATTTGCGTGTAAACCTTACGATACAAAG AGTGACATTTGGGCAATGGGTGTAGTTATATATGAAATGTCAACATTAGAAAGACCCTTTGATGCCATGCTGATGCAGCAGCTAGTATTTAAAATTGTACATGGAGAG TTACCTCCAATGCCAAAAGATAAATACAGCGCCCAGTTTTGTAGTCTGTTAGAAAAAATGATGTGTAAAGATTCTAAAACCCGACCTTCAGCCGATGATATTTTATCTGATTCCCtgtttacaacatttaaaaaaccaAAG ACCCCTCCCACAGTGCTCCCACAGAAAAGCCAGTTTGCCACAACCATGTCCAAAGCAGGATTTCAGGACTTCATTATGCAAGGaacaacaaagaaaaaagatGTTTATGATATGTCAGAGTTAGTCACAACATTGAAcgaaaaacagcaaaaatatgccCGCAGTGTATGGGCAGCTTCTACTAAAGGGGTAGAGAATATCATGGCGTCAACACTTACTGAGACAAAAAAAGATTATAATAAAACATCTAAAGGTTTGAgttttatgaataaaaagaaaCCAGCTGACACAGATGATATAGGTCTGGATATGGATGCCAGGCTCACGGAAAAACAGCAAGAGGCGATGAAACCTATGCATCCAAGACACATGGTCAATTTAGTTGTACACACCTTGACACAGATATTTCCAAAG